In the genome of Paenibacillus pabuli, the window GATCCTTGATATTTTCGAGACCAACCAGCTGCTCCAGTTCACCTTGTATCTCCTGAAAATGAGCATGTTTGGCTACACCTTTTGCTGCTTGTATTACTGCTTCATCTTCTTTGACCAGCATCTGAGGTTCCTGGTTACGCAAAATAACATTAATTTGTCTGGATGGTCTGCCTCCCGGTTGCCCTCCTGCAGCCATGACCCGTCCGTTCATTCGCCATCACCTCTATTTTATCGGGCTGAACTCTCCTGATTATTAATGTATTCTATCAGGTGCTCTAATATTAGAAGGATGGCAAAGAATTCTGCGACTGTTCCCTGACTTAAATCTGAATATTTTTCCTGAACTCCCCGTTCTCAAAAAGGTTTTGCCTATGCTTCAAAGACAACTGAAAATATGGAAACACATGTGCATCAATGGCATGCAGTAATTCCTTTGCTGTACGGGTAGCCAGATCATAATCCCCCGTCGTAATGTGCTTGCGTGAAAGAGCATCTTCAAGTTCATCCTCGTCCAGCAAAAATATTTCTCCATCCTTCAGGACAACGACATCCAGATACAGATCATCAAACCACGGAACCCCCTGATCGGTTATGCCCTGGCTGCGACATGTGTCAATATACCACTCAACAATCCGCTCCTGATCGTCAAACATGGCCGTAACAACAAAATGCTCACCTTTCGGATAATACTGCAACCAGGAATAACCTTTATCTGCAATGCAGAAGGTGCTTCCTCCATAGGTTTTCCACAATGGCTCTTTCAAATCTTGTATCGTATACAACGTAATGTACCCCGTAAAAATTTTGGATTGAACGAACCGGCATGTAAATTGTCGGTTCGTAATCCGGCGCCAGTTCGCGCGGTCCCCGAATTTCCGTTTCATACGAACCCCTCTTTGCCGACCACAGGTCCGTGACCTGCTGATATTGGTGAACAGCGAATAACGTCGCATTACCGATTCCATAAGTCCTAGAATCCGATTTGCACACGTATTACGAATAGTTACAGCTTACCATATTTAAGTTATACACTCAAAATCAAGCTTTGCCCCATCCTATTGAATAGCCTTGGCTAATTTTCGTAAGGTACACAAACCAAAAAACCTGCTTCCCTAACATCAGGGAGCAGGTTTTAGGTTGCAATTATTTAATATGGTTTATTCTCGTTACCCACCAGTACCAGCTTGTGAATCTGTCGGTGTATCAGTCTCTCCAGCGTTACCGTTGCTTCCATTATCAGGCGGCGTGACAACCTCACCCGGTGTCGTAACGGAACCATCATTGGAACCCTCCCCTGTTGTACCTCCAGGTTCTGTTGTTCCCTGCCCAGGCGATGTATTACCTTCTCCGTTCTGTCCGTTACCTTGACCTGGACCGCTGTTGTTACCATTATTTCCGTTGCCATTATTCCCATTACCATTGTTGCCATTACCATTGTTGCCATTATTCCCGTTACCATTGTTACCCTCAGAATTTCCATTTCCCTGCGAACCGTTGTCTGGATTTTCTGTTCCTGGCTGTTCTGTGCCCGGTTCCGTTCCTGGCTCTGTGCCCGTATCTGGCTGTTCCGGTTCCAGTTCCTCCGCTTCAATCATCAGCGATATAGTGTTGGATGGATCCGTCTCCTGTCCGGAAGCAGGGTCAACAGCAGTCACATAGTATTCATAGGTAAGACCTGGAAGTGCACTTAAATCCTGCGCACTCGTCGAACCCACCGCATCTAAGAGATGAGTGTACTGTCCCTCAGATGTTTCTTTTCTGTAAATCCGATACTGAGTCGAGGAATCCCCCGTTGCTGTCCAATTCAACGATACAGTTTGCGTAGATGGATCATACGACCCATTCAAACTACTCACTGAAAGCGTTGACTGCTCTGGTTCTTTTTCCGGCGGAGGAGTCTGGGCTCCTGCTGGAGCTTTGAAGTCCTTCACAGGAACTCCTTTCAACGCATCCCCCATTACTTTGGCAAAGAATGCTGCCGACAACTTGCTGCTATTCTTGAGCATATGGTTTGCATCGGGATTGTCGTAACCCATCCATACGGCAGCTGTCCATTCTGGAGTGTATCCGACGAACCAAACATCACGGTTGGCACTGTTGCCGGAAATGCCACTTTGAACAGTTCCCGTCTTACCAGCAACTGGTCGATCCAAACGTGCTGAACGACCTGTACCGTCGTTTACCACGTTTTGCAGCATCTGAGTCATGGAATAAGCATTTTGCTCACTCATGACACGCGTTGTATCCGATTTATCGTGTTTATAAGTCGTTTTCCCTGCACTATCCTTAATTTCCTTAATGGAATAAGCCTGCTGGTATTCACCCAGATTAGCAAATGCACTATAGGCTTGCGCCATTTCCAGCGTATTCGTACCTTTGCTAAGGCCACCCAACGCAATCGCCAGGTTTTTGTCTTCATCCGTAAGCTGGATCCCTACGCTTTTCGCAAACTGAACACCTGTATTCACACCAATTTTGCTTAATAGCCATACTGCCGGAATATTTTCCGATTTTGTAATGGCATCCGTCATGCTAATGGTAGAAGAATAACCGTGCAAGTTCCCTGGGCAGTAGTTGCCAAAACATTGCTTTTCATTACTAAGCGACGAGTTTGCATTGTAATCACCCGATTCAAGAGCAGGTGCATAAGACACAATTGGTTTAAACGCCGAGCCAGGCTGTCTGCGGCTCTGTGTTACCCGGCTGTACCCCTTCGTTTGATAATCCCGTCCGCCAAGCAAGGCGACGAGACTGCCATTTTCATGATTCATGATTACCATGGAGCCTTGAACCGGCTGATCATCTTTGCTTGACTCGAACAAGCTATCATCCGAAAACGCACTCTCCAT includes:
- a CDS encoding DUF402 domain-containing protein codes for the protein MKRKFGDRANWRRITNRQFTCRFVQSKIFTGYITLYTIQDLKEPLWKTYGGSTFCIADKGYSWLQYYPKGEHFVVTAMFDDQERIVEWYIDTCRSQGITDQGVPWFDDLYLDVVVLKDGEIFLLDEDELEDALSRKHITTGDYDLATRTAKELLHAIDAHVFPYFQLSLKHRQNLFENGEFRKNIQI
- a CDS encoding transglycosylase domain-containing protein, producing the protein MPNDPLSRSNNRNNNNKSTKKAKPKTSKKKKITGKRVGWTLFFTMAIAIFCALGGYLFIMVSGEKLLKANMDKTTINETSKVYDRNGQLMGELSIQKLEPVKEEDIPDLVKEAFVATEDKRFYEHQGVDIWSIGRAAVKDVMARSMVEGGSTLTQQLAKNMFLSRDKTFFRKATEVSIAMALERKYTKDEILTMYLNRIFFGHQRYGIKAASEFYFGESNLNNLKIWQIATLAAMPKGPSAYNPLSNPNDSKARRGVVLQLMYEQGYITKAEMDEAKEVDYDYTPPEKEQKYQAFIDYVLREAEKVTGKTEDDLNIGGYKIYTTMDAQAQTAMESAFSDDSLFESSKDDQPVQGSMVIMNHENGSLVALLGGRDYQTKGYSRVTQSRRQPGSAFKPIVSYAPALESGDYNANSSLSNEKQCFGNYCPGNLHGYSSTISMTDAITKSENIPAVWLLSKIGVNTGVQFAKSVGIQLTDEDKNLAIALGGLSKGTNTLEMAQAYSAFANLGEYQQAYSIKEIKDSAGKTTYKHDKSDTTRVMSEQNAYSMTQMLQNVVNDGTGRSARLDRPVAGKTGTVQSGISGNSANRDVWFVGYTPEWTAAVWMGYDNPDANHMLKNSSKLSAAFFAKVMGDALKGVPVKDFKAPAGAQTPPPEKEPEQSTLSVSSLNGSYDPSTQTVSLNWTATGDSSTQYRIYRKETSEGQYTHLLDAVGSTSAQDLSALPGLTYEYYVTAVDPASGQETDPSNTISLMIEAEELEPEQPDTGTEPGTEPGTEQPGTENPDNGSQGNGNSEGNNGNGNNGNNGNGNNGNGNNGNGNNGNNSGPGQGNGQNGEGNTSPGQGTTEPGGTTGEGSNDGSVTTPGEVVTPPDNGSNGNAGETDTPTDSQAGTGG